CTCCTGCACTGCGGCCAGGTTGTTGATGGCTTCACCATCCAGAGGACGAACGGCATCTTCCGTGCAAGACCAGTACGAGGTGCAGCGTGGCAGcaggatatccgaggctcCCTTCATGAAAAGCAAGTGCTTGCCAGATTTCTCATCCGCACCCGAGTGGGGCATCTTGTGGATTGTGAGCATCCATTTGTTCTTCGAATTGAACGGAATGCTGAAGACTCGCTGGTATGATTCATTCAGAGTTTGAAGACAGCCAGGTTGGACCTCTTCCACAAATTGGAGGACTGCTCCGTCGGTGGGATTGCCCAGTACTTTGCGTTCTTTGATCGGATTCTGGATGGTAGAAGGGTCAAACACTGCATCGTTGCAGAGGGCAGCAGCTCTATGGAGACGGTTGAGGGGCTCGTGGGACTTTGCCCGGGTGGCAGAGATGGCCTCCTGGGACGTGAATGTTTGATCCGCAAAGGCGGTTGTGATGACGCTCATTCGATTCTCAGTCAGAGTGCCGGTCTTGTCCGAACAGATCACGTTGACGCATCCCAAGGTCTCCACGGTGGAGAGTCCCTTGGGCAGGatgttgttcttcttcatgctTCGAGCAACCCTCATGAGAGTAAGAGCGACTCCCACGGGCATTCCCTCGGGGATAAATGCCACCACGCAACCCATGACGTCGTTGAGCATGGCGACGACGCTCATGAAGCCGGAGTGCTTTACACGAAGCCATCCCGCCCAGGTAAAGAGGAGCAGACATGCGAGGAAAACGGTCAGGCAGACGATAATGTAGACGAAACGAGTGATCTCCTTCTGAATGAGGGTTGGCTCCTCCTTGACGTCTGTGGACGAGACTGTGATGTGACCCATGACGGTGCGTTGGCCCGTGAGTACGACAATGCCCACCGCGCTTCCATTGGTCACCATTGTTCCCATCAGAGCGACATTGCGACTCTCGAGGAAGTTGTTGTCCGTCATCTCGGTGGTGCCATCAATTTCCTCCGACTCTCCCGTCAACACTGAGCGATCAAAGCGAGTATCTCCGGAGGTGGAAATGAGGCGAAGGTCGGCAGGCACCTTGTTGCCCACACTGAGCTTGACAACGTCACCGGTGACCAGGTCGGTCGAGGGGATGCGCATCGGTTCGCCCGATCGCAGCACGGTGGCTTCCGTGGGCACCATATCCAAAATCGCTTTCATGGTGCGAGCAGTGGACCAATCTTGAAAGGCGGAGAAAGATGCCTGCAAGAAGATCACAATCAAGACCAAGATGCCCAGTCCCAGGTTGTAAGCTTGCGGGTCGGGATCACCGAGGGGGCGCcagcagatgaagaagatgatcacACCGATCCACAGGACAGAGCAGAACCCTCCAAAAACATACTTGAGAATCCGCTTGACATAGTTTGGCTTGACATGAGGAAGCACGTTCTTGCCGTCGCGACCCAAGCGAGCCATCGACTCTTCGAGGGAGAGGCCCTGCGTGGTGCTGTTGAAGTGACTCCAAATGTCCTCCAGACTCTGCTTGTGGAAGTTGAGGTTTTCAAAATATTGTGCATCTTCTGGCAATTCGTGTTTTTTCGGAGGGGCTTTGAGGTCCTCATACGCTTTCTCTCGGGTTTCCGACTCGGCGATCTGGATGCTCATCCGCTGGAATTCGATGGCAACATTGGAGGCGGCTCGATCAAGTCGGGTCTGGCTGCGAGATCGCGAGCGGGACATCGATCGTCGGACTCTGCCCATAACACGACCCGGTCGAGCAGAGTCCCGTTCATCCGGTCCAAAAGAAATTGCACGTTGGGTGATGCTCACACCGAACTGCGCTGGTTGAGCACGAGCTGTTTCATTGCCTTCGGCTTCCAAGTCAAGCTCATCGCTCGACATTGTCTTGGCCATGCCAGACAGAGTCAGGATGGATTGGATTGAAAGGGCTTTGAAAGGAAAGTTTGGTCGATGAGGAGTACTGGAGTCAAAAGGAGCGTTAAGAACACCGTGGGAGGTCGATGATGCTGACGAGGCTTGAGGACCGCTTGGGTGAATGAAGAAGCTTCGAAGGTGTTAGGCGGGCACGCTTCAGAGGAAACAATGGATAGGCAGACCGGAGAAGTCTTTGGGACTCGGCGGAAGATAAAAGAACTTTATAGGTGCCTCGCGTGCCAAAAATTTTCTCGGCGTAACGACCGACTCTTCTCAATATCGTTGGCGAACGAATGGAGATTTTACGTCAAAGATGGTCAAATATGGCAGTTTCTGCCTCAGCCCAGCTGATTGTATAGGGGGACTCAACATGACTATTCTCTACATCTGCGCGATAGGGCAATTAAACCCCTCAGGGATCAAGAATCCACTTCTGCCACATGGAAAGTACAGTGCCATGACTTGAGCGGGCGCTATGCCCAGTATGAGGAACGGAAGTCCACCTTACGTACATGTTTTGTCCAAGAGGCTTACTGGATGTTCCGTTCTCTGGATCGAGCGTGTGGTGGCACCTGCACCAACAGAGCAACTCGTAGCTATCTTTCTACAAATTGTTCATTTCCAGCACGGCTGGAGATGCCATTCTCGTATTTCCCATGTGCAGTTTCGACGTGCTGCCTGCGATGCGGGATTAAACGCAGCCAATCAGAGACTCCCCAGTGGGGCCAAAGTGGTACTTCCGATCCCACGTTAAGAAATAAGCACCTGAACCGACGGAATGCACCGCTggcgcttttctttttctttttcttttttgcgCTTTCAAGGATTTCTCTCCTGAAATTTGCTTCTTTGCTCTCATCCCGTGACTGAAgtctccttcctcttcggATTTGGTTCCCCAATTGTGCTCCAACCgagagaaacagaaaatGCCGCATCTGCTTGACCGGCAGCTAGACTGGAGTAGGTGGCTGTGAGGTACATGCGCGCTTTTCTGTACCCAATCGTCCATGATTATCAGTTCTCTACCTATAGCTACGACATTCCTAAATGGATCATTGCTTTTTGTGCTTTCAATCAGGGATTCCCATCTCGGGCTCACGATAACGACCTTGTAATGCAATGTGACTGGGATAGGGCCAGAAGACTCTCGTGGCGTGTTTGATGATCATGCTCGCGGCTCTCCtgcgtcttttctttccctctggTTCGGTCCTCTCCTGTGCACATGCTTGGAGCGGGAGCCAACTTATTCGCCGGAGAAATTATAGATTGGCCCGGTACCATCAAGACATCATACCATGACCATTGTATTCCTGAATATtcagcttttttttggccgGCGTGCATTTTAGCTATGATGGCATGGCGTCTATCATGAGAACTtgtaattttttttggctcaTTCCTGAAGAACGCATTGTGAATTATTTCCATTCATCATTCGTATTTCTTGATCACGAGTTGATTCGTATGACAGGAATTTTAAAATGAGGAAGCGAGTGTTGTGCGATCGTCTCCGTGGATTGATACCTAGAAGCTACCTACTGATATAAATTATGTGAGCCCTGTATCCAGTCTGATAGTTGGACAAAATCAATATATACCCTGTGTAAGTGAAGATGGATGGCCGCTGGAGCGAGATAAATAGACTTACTGGATCGACAAATCTACTCTATTGATAAGGCATATCCTCCTACCATGCAAATACTTGTGCATCTTCTTAGAGTTTGGTATATCTTTCTCCTGATCAAAAGCTACTGAAAGGGCTCCGGGTGTATCGCCGACTGCTCTTTTATTCTTAGCAAGAGAGAAATCGAGCAAGACTGTAAGTGCGAAGCCTAAACGCTGTGGAACAGGTAAGCGTGTAAGGTGGAGACGGTACCGAGCCGAGCTGAGTGGAGCACAATACTCTCTTTGTGAGCCAGTCACGAATGAGCCAAGTAGATTCTTTGTGGAAGCCTATCTTGCCAAGCCCCAGGATTACCAGCGCCCAAGGAGACCCATCCATGCAACGTTTCCAGCATGGAGACACATCTTGCAGATCCTTCACcgttggaaaaaaaaaccacccccccccctcattcAAGTGTGGCCATCCCTCACGATGGCAACATTTCGGTGAGGGTACCCTTGAAAATCACGTGCCTACCAGCCACTGCTGCCCAGTAGGTTGATCTAGGTCACATGACCTCAAGATCGATAAGTGGCGCAGATAAGCTGAATGAGGCCGTGACTGCTCCCATTTTTTGCATCACCAGCAGCCCTCCACGAAGATATCGTGTGAGACAGCCTCGCTCCGTTGAGCGTATCATTCCCACGGTATCTGACTGTGAGGGAATTCCAGTCTTCTGGCAAAGTCTGAGCTGGAGACATTAGCCATCCATCCTTCGCCTGTCTTTGCCCAAGCTTCACTTTTTTTCCAGCATGGAGAAAATCCGCCGCAAGTCAATTAGATCTTATCTTCCGCATGTGCGGTTTCTGACAGTGCATTATGCTTACTTTATTATTGTGACCCTGGTCTGCTCCGGCATCCTCTGGGGGTCCTCCACGCCGGCCCATAGCCTTCGGTATATCGATGCCCTGTATCTGGCTGTCAGCGCCATGACTCTTGCGGGCATGAACACGGTCAATCTATCGACACTGAATACATTCCAGCAACTTTTGTTGTTCTTTCTGATCATGTCCGGCTCTGCTGTATGGTCCCAACCTCACATCTCTCCATCGGAGCTCAATAGACAACTAATGCACTTTAGATCTGGGTCTCTATTGGTGTGGTTTTAACGCGCAAGCGTGCATTTGAACGAAGATTCAGTGAGCTTGTCAAAGCAGAGCGGCTAGAACGGAAAGCTCGAAGTCAAATCGGACTGGGCCGCTCGCTGGCGAGATCTCACTCGATATCGAGACAGCCCACTATGCCAGAGGAACACCCATGGGCTTCGGGAATTCTCCCCATTGTTCGCTCCCCGAGTCGAACGGAGCCTTTCCAGTCGGCCTCTGCCCTAGATAGTCGTATATCTCAAAACGAGGGTCGATCATTACGTCCGCGAGGCATGGGATTGAATGAGAAAGCGGGAAGCCGAAGCACCCTCGAGGGGGATTACGACTCACTGACAGCAAGAGAGGCAAATGTGGAAGCGACGAGTGGTACTCTTGAGATTCAAAAGAGCAATGCAGACACTGGAACGCACGTGGCTTTTTCGCCCAGTTCCGAAGCGGTCCAAGACGAACAGGCACACTCTTTACGGCATCGCATGCTCTCCCCCTACACAAATGTCTTGGATCGCACAAATACCCTTGGTGAATTGGAGCGAGGCTCATCTGCAGATCAGACCTTAGGAGGGGATCTTCACGCGGATATCCTCCGAAAACTGAACCGCAACTCCTCGTTTTACAATCTGACCGAGAAAGAACGCCAACGCCTGGGGGGCGCCGAATATCGGGCGATTTGTTTATTGGCCATCATCATTCCAATATACTTTCTTATGGCAGCTTCTCGGTGGACTGGGGCTGGGCGCTTATCTTGCCAACAACAAAGCGTCAGTAACAGAGTCCAATGGCTTGAACCCGTGGTGCGTTGAAATTCCTACCTCCCCTTAAGGTTGATCTGGTCAGCTTGGTCAGCATATGTAGTCTTTCTGACGCAAATCTATTTATACTCAGGTGGAcgggctttttctttgcggTTTCAGCCTTTAACAACTCTGGAATGAGCCTACTCGATGCAAACATGGTTTGTCATCAGTGATGTGCTATTCTGTGATCGAGAAGACTGACTCCTGAATAAGGTCCCCTTTCAAACATCACCTTACATTCTCATTACCATGGGCTTGCTAATACTTGCGGGCAATACTTGGTAAGAATCGTCGGCCTTCGTGCCACAGTCTCACTTCGTGGATACGTCATGCTGACAGTGCAATTTAAGCTATCCCATTTTCTTACGGTGCATTGTGAAGGCGATTCATCTCATGCTTCCCAAGCACGCGTACTTTGATCAATTTAGAGATACTTTGACGTTTTTGCTGAATCATCCGCGTCGAGTATATACGACCTTGTTCCCGTCTGCGCATACCTGGTGGCTCCTTCTCTCGGTCATTGTTCTCAATGGTATTGACTGGCTTGCATTTGAGGTGCTTAACGTACGTTGCCTGGGTGATTTCCagatcttttctttctcttttttttgccctcAAAATACTGACTTTGTCCACAGCTAGACAACCCATCTGTCACCTCGATCCCGACCGGGGCGCGAGTATTGGACGGGCTATTCCAAGCTCTCTGTGTTCGGAGCGGAGGCTTTTATTTGATCAATATCGGAGGGCTCCAGCTCGGAACGCAAATGATCTACGTGGTCATGATGTACATCTCTGTGTATCCTGTGGTGATTACGATGCGCCATTCCAATGTGTATGAAGAGAGGAGCTTAGGCATATACGCGGATGATCTGTCGGCCGAAAATCGAGAAGACGACTCATCCTCGGACGATTCCACGAGCGCACTTTCAATGGCTCCGACCGCAAGCAGATTCTACTTCATTCGGCATCAACTACGCTCTCAGCTGGCCTACGATCTCTGGTGGATTGCCCTGGCCGTCATCATTGTCTGCATTGTCGAAGCAGGCCAGTTCACCAAGGATCCAGTCACCTTCTCCGCCCTGAACATCATCTTTGAGACCGTGAGTGCTTATGGATGTGTCGGCATAAGCACCGGTCTGCCTGATCAGCTCTACAGCTTTTCTGGAGGCTGGCACACGCTGAGCAAGCTTGTCCTTTGTGCGGTGATGATCCGTGGACGGCATCGTGGACTGCCCGTGGCGATTGATAAGGCGATCATGCTACCGAGTGATAAGCTCATGAGagccgaagaggaggatgctCAAATTCGATTGGAGAGGACCATGAGTCGCAGATGATGTGAAGGTGCGGTTGGCCGATGCGGTTTCGGAATGACCAAACGTCGGCGTCGGTTGAGAGTGTATCATGCATGCCAACATACGCATTAATAGAACAATCATCATTTTCACCCGGATAACAAAACGCCGCCGAGCTAGAGATTTGTCAACGCCTGAAATGACGACTCTTTATTGGGCAGACTCGACCTTTGTGCATTTTGAAGGCAGTCCCCCCATCTGACCGCAAATTAAGTGGCACCAAACACACTCTCAGCACTCGCTCGCACTGAGGCTGATCATCTTCGACAGCCATGATGAGTGCACtccgcctctcctcctcggcgatgCGACGCGGTTCATGGTTCGCTTTGAAGGCCACACGAATCTGCTCCTCTGTACTAAGGGCTTGCTGGTCCTTTGCCCGATTTGGGGTTCAGGCGGGAATTCATTGTGTGAGCTTGATGAGCATGCATGTTCACGGCTGGTCCGACATGCATCGTGACTCGTAAGACTGTCTGTAGCATGACTCGCGAGGACACGTAGAATTATCATGAGACCGGTGAGATTTGAGTCAAAGCACAGGAACTCTTTGTGAGGCTCTTGTCAACATGATCATAAATTTCCTCGAAGGCTGTTTCAGAAACAACGCAACTGATTGCCGGTGAGTAAGGACGCCATTTATGAACAAAGGATACGGCAATCTTCAATAAGCTAATTCAACCCCCTTTTCGGTCAAGCGTTGTCGATCATCTCGAGGCTGGCCAATCCTATATCGTCAATGAACGTATTTACCACGCACGCTTGGCATCTGGGCCAATGCGGGTTGCATGGGTCTGTGTGCCTTCGCTGATGGTGGACCCAACATTCGAATCTCTGGGCCTGTCTCCTGATAATGAACAAGAACTGCATATGCGTCAGGACATCTACGTTCTTTCAATACATGACTCGCATTCGTTCGAAATGGCCTCTTGCAAGTTTTCGGAGCTCTCCCTCTTGCGACCAAAGTCCCTCCGATCAAATCTGGCCGTGACCCCCAGTCTGACTTATAAGTCGGGCCATCGGCCATGCTTGAGAT
The window above is part of the Penicillium oxalicum strain HP7-1 chromosome VI, whole genome shotgun sequence genome. Proteins encoded here:
- a CDS encoding Low-affinity potassium transport protein, with amino-acid sequence MEKIRRKSIRSYLPHVRFLTVHYAYFIIVTLVCSGILWGSSTPAHSLRYIDALYLAVSAMTLAGMNTVNLSTLNTFQQLLLFFLIMSGSAIWVSIGVVLTRKRAFERRFSELVKAERLERKARSQIGLGRSLARSHSISRQPTMPEEHPWASGILPIVRSPSRTEPFQSASALDSRISQNEGRSLRPRGMGLNEKAGSRSTLEGDYDSLTAREANVEATSGTLEIQKSNADTGTHVAFSPSSEAVQDEQAHSLRHRMLSPYTNVLDRTNTLGELERGSSADQTLGGDLHADILRKLNRNSSFYNLTEKERQRLGGAEYRLLGGLGLGAYLANNKASVTESNGLNPWWTGFFFAVSAFNNSGMSLLDANMVPFQTSPYILITMGLLILAGNTCYPIFLRCIVKAIHLMLPKHAYFDQFRDTLTFLLNHPRRVYTTLFPSAHTWWLLLSVIVLNGIDWLAFEVLNLDNPSVTSIPTGARVLDGLFQALCVRSGGFYLINIGGLQLGTQMIYVVMMYISVYPVVITMRHSNVYEERSLGIYADDLSAENREDDSSSDDSTSALSMAPTASRFYFIRHQLRSQLAYDLWWIALAVIIVCIVEAGQFTKDPVTFSALNIIFETVSAYGCVGISTGLPDQLYSFSGGWHTLSKLVLCAVMIRGRHRGLPVAIDKAIMLPSDKLMRAEEEDAQIRLERTMSRR